From one Bacteroides fragilis NCTC 9343 genomic stretch:
- a CDS encoding helix-turn-helix transcriptional regulator, giving the protein MMVTRLMKHDLCEMVLEWPMPNIVKGKRTEKNNYRIDNTYLKATFEEISTPLFSIMDQHISSEEPIKIYTRADDYHAVWFCATFAGHATCCYNSVIRSEEWNKGDANLLKCDGVDSCVHFPKNTPFHMMEIMLSHDYLRELAIHYPDLLGGKDFETVLCNGQYRAYRKNRPFGPGVYKALHDIRLSQLNGNMASMYADAKIREILSLFLAGQEEENYLHCSCTIGITCDKIHHARAIIEQEYLNPPSLHQLALRVGTNECTLKRGFKTVFGTTVFGHIFEYRMKMACRYLLDSSKTIQEIGACVGYEYHAHFSTAFKRKFGLTPLEYRCSRLSGS; this is encoded by the coding sequence ATGATGGTTACTCGGTTAATGAAACATGATTTGTGTGAAATGGTGTTGGAATGGCCCATGCCGAACATCGTAAAAGGAAAACGGACGGAAAAAAATAACTACCGGATTGACAATACGTATTTGAAAGCGACATTTGAAGAGATATCTACTCCGTTGTTTTCGATTATGGATCAACATATATCCAGTGAAGAACCTATTAAAATATATACTCGGGCTGACGACTATCATGCCGTTTGGTTTTGTGCCACTTTTGCAGGACATGCTACCTGTTGTTATAACTCTGTAATCCGAAGTGAGGAGTGGAATAAAGGAGATGCCAATTTGTTAAAATGTGACGGGGTAGACTCTTGTGTTCACTTTCCTAAAAACACGCCATTCCATATGATGGAAATCATGCTGTCACATGATTATCTCCGTGAACTTGCCATACACTATCCCGATTTGCTGGGCGGTAAAGATTTTGAAACCGTCCTTTGTAATGGTCAGTACAGGGCGTACCGGAAAAATCGTCCGTTTGGTCCGGGTGTTTATAAAGCGTTGCACGATATCAGACTTTCACAACTCAATGGCAATATGGCATCTATGTATGCAGATGCTAAGATACGGGAGATCCTTTCACTTTTTCTGGCCGGGCAGGAAGAAGAAAATTATCTTCATTGCTCATGTACTATCGGGATAACATGTGATAAAATTCATCATGCTAGGGCCATTATTGAGCAGGAATATCTAAATCCTCCGTCACTTCACCAGCTGGCATTGCGGGTGGGTACCAATGAATGTACGCTTAAGCGAGGATTTAAGACAGTATTTGGTACAACCGTATTTGGTCACATCTTTGAGTATCGCATGAAGATGGCTTGTCGCTATCTATTGGACAGCAGTAAGACGATACAGGAGATTGGGGCGTGTGTCGGTTATGAATATCATGCTCATTTCTCTACTGCTTTCAAGCGAAAGTTCGGACTTACTCCTTTGGAATACAGATGTAGCCGATTGTCCGGTTCTTGA
- a CDS encoding AI-2E family transporter yields MERKKITFDSFIRGSICCALIVGLLILFKRLSGVLLPFFVAWLIAYMIYPLVKFFQYKLRFKSRIISIFCALFSITIVGISLFYLLVPPMLAEMGRMNDLLVTYLTNGAYSSGTVPPTLSEFIHKHIDLQALNRILSEENIMNTIKETVPKLWALVAESINILFSVFASFIILLYVVFILLDYESIAEGWLHLLPGKYRTFASNLVNDIQDGMNRYFRGQAFVAFCVGILFSIGFLIIDFPMAIALGLFIGALNMVPYLQIIGFLPTIVLAILKAADTGENFWVILAGALIVFIVVQAIQDGFLVPRIMGKITGLNPAIILLSLSIWGSLLGMLGMIIALPLTTLMLSYYQRFIINKEKIKYDRHEVTDNQSAEENTKK; encoded by the coding sequence ATGGAAAGGAAAAAAATTACATTTGATAGTTTCATACGCGGTTCTATCTGCTGTGCGCTCATTGTGGGATTACTCATACTTTTTAAAAGGCTCAGCGGTGTATTGCTACCTTTTTTCGTAGCATGGCTCATCGCTTATATGATTTACCCACTCGTCAAATTCTTCCAGTACAAATTACGTTTCAAAAGTAGAATCATTTCTATTTTCTGCGCGTTGTTCAGTATTACCATAGTGGGTATTTCCCTTTTCTATCTGCTGGTGCCTCCCATGCTTGCCGAAATGGGACGCATGAACGATCTACTGGTAACCTATCTGACCAATGGTGCCTACAGTTCCGGCACTGTCCCTCCTACTCTTTCGGAGTTTATCCACAAGCACATTGACCTTCAGGCACTCAACCGTATCCTGAGTGAAGAGAATATAATGAATACCATTAAAGAAACGGTCCCTAAACTCTGGGCCCTTGTCGCGGAATCCATCAATATCCTGTTTAGTGTCTTTGCTTCTTTCATTATTCTATTATATGTAGTTTTTATTCTGCTCGACTATGAGTCTATAGCCGAAGGCTGGCTACACTTGCTTCCAGGTAAATACCGTACTTTCGCTTCCAATCTGGTGAATGATATTCAGGATGGCATGAACCGTTATTTCCGTGGGCAAGCCTTTGTTGCTTTTTGTGTAGGGATTTTGTTCAGCATTGGATTCCTGATCATTGATTTCCCGATGGCCATTGCTCTAGGGCTATTTATCGGAGCACTCAACATGGTACCCTACCTACAAATCATCGGCTTCCTGCCCACCATCGTACTTGCCATCCTTAAGGCTGCTGATACCGGTGAAAACTTCTGGGTAATTCTGGCAGGTGCTCTTATTGTATTCATCGTTGTCCAAGCCATTCAAGACGGTTTCCTTGTCCCTCGAATTATGGGAAAGATCACAGGACTCAACCCTGCTATTATTCTCTTATCCCTTTCCATTTGGGGATCTTTACTCGGAATGCTAGGCATGATCATAGCACTCCCACTCACCACTTTGATGTTGTCCTATTATCAGCGTTTCATTATCAACAAAGAAAAAATAAAATATGACAGGCACGAAGTCACTGATAATCAATCAGCAGAGGAAAATACTAAAAAATAA
- a CDS encoding thymidine kinase has translation MVLFSEDHIQETRRRGRIEVICGSMFSGKTEELIRRMKRAKFARQRVEIFKPAIDTRYSEGDVVSHDSNSISSTPIDSSASILLFTSEIDVVGIDEAQFFDSGLIDVCNQLANNGVRVIIAGLDMDFKGIPFGPMPALCAIADEVSKVHAICVKCGQLASFSHRTVKNDKQVLLGETAQYEPLCRECYQRALQEDREKS, from the coding sequence ATGGTATTATTTTCAGAAGATCATATACAAGAGACTAGAAGAAGAGGAAGAATCGAAGTAATTTGCGGCTCTATGTTTTCCGGAAAAACGGAAGAGTTGATTCGCCGCATGAAGCGGGCTAAGTTCGCTCGTCAACGTGTAGAGATATTCAAACCTGCCATTGACACCCGCTATTCGGAAGGCGACGTTGTTTCACACGACAGTAATTCCATTTCCTCCACACCCATTGACTCTTCTGCAAGCATTTTGCTCTTTACATCCGAAATAGATGTAGTAGGCATCGACGAGGCACAGTTCTTCGACAGTGGATTGATAGATGTATGCAATCAACTGGCCAATAACGGGGTGCGTGTCATTATAGCCGGATTGGACATGGATTTCAAAGGAATTCCTTTTGGCCCGATGCCCGCTCTATGCGCTATTGCCGACGAAGTTTCGAAAGTACATGCCATCTGCGTGAAATGCGGACAGTTGGCTTCTTTTTCACACCGTACCGTAAAGAATGACAAACAAGTTCTACTGGGGGAAACAGCCCAATACGAGCCGCTCTGTCGGGAATGTTACCAACGCGCTTTACAAGAAGATCGAGAAAAATCATAA